Proteins encoded in a region of the Veillonella parvula genome:
- a CDS encoding heavy metal translocating P-type ATPase, producing MLQFSVVRKLRNRLHVKVSGHRFTEAEAAYVEDTLLLNDAIVDVTFYTRSSQIAIKHNGDSDAVRDAVLGLRDLDLSEAPALNEYSPRLVNKKYREMMINRTAVYLGKKAVLPAPIAAAWAWFDGIKFIGKAIKTLWQRKLTVEVLDGVAIGAALLQKDYPTASAVMYLLGIGDILEEWTHRKSVLNLAQSMSLNVDKVWVLVDDIEVSKPVNEVVAGDQIIIRQGEVIPLDGTVIDGVVLVNESSMTGEPEAVRRDKDTSVYAGTVVEDGKAIVEVRSTSKSSRYEKIVNLIEESEQMKSGMEQQAYRMADKLVPISFIGAGLTYLLTRNVMKALSFVMVDFSCALKLSIPLAVLSAMQEASKRGITVKGGKFLEQIAQADMIVFDKTGTLTKAEPEFEQIIPFNGHDADEMLKLAACIEEHFPHSMAKAIVRAAKDHALPHKEMHSDVEYVVAHGIASKVGRYRVRIGSAHYIFDDEKTKIPADEQEKFNSLPNTSSHIYLAIGGTLAAVICIKDPVREEAKQVIADLHALGIKKVVMMTGDSKRNAQRVADELGIDEVHAEVLPEDKASYVKQAKAEGYTVMMVGDGINDSPAISEAHVGIAMNEGAPIAQKIANVTISSDHLQALVDLRRISIALMKRIKANYNGIVGFNGALVGGGVLGIMPPSQTAWLHNLFTLGIGLESMTPLLKKDEPKETVPTIDVTADSVVA from the coding sequence ATGTTACAATTTTCTGTTGTACGAAAACTCAGAAATCGCTTACACGTTAAGGTATCTGGGCATCGCTTTACAGAAGCAGAAGCTGCTTATGTAGAGGATACATTGCTCCTTAATGATGCAATTGTAGATGTAACCTTCTACACTCGTAGCAGTCAAATCGCCATTAAACATAATGGTGATTCTGATGCTGTGCGTGATGCAGTACTTGGTCTACGCGATTTAGATTTGTCCGAAGCACCAGCTTTGAACGAATACTCTCCACGCTTGGTAAATAAAAAATACCGTGAAATGATGATTAACCGCACAGCAGTTTACTTAGGTAAAAAAGCAGTGTTACCTGCACCAATTGCGGCTGCATGGGCATGGTTTGATGGGATTAAATTTATCGGTAAAGCGATTAAAACATTGTGGCAACGTAAGTTAACTGTAGAAGTACTTGATGGTGTAGCTATTGGTGCTGCATTACTTCAAAAAGATTATCCTACAGCAAGTGCCGTAATGTACTTACTTGGTATTGGTGATATCTTAGAAGAATGGACTCACCGTAAATCCGTATTGAATCTCGCTCAAAGCATGTCCTTGAACGTAGATAAAGTATGGGTATTGGTGGATGATATTGAGGTAAGCAAACCTGTTAACGAGGTTGTAGCTGGTGATCAAATTATCATTCGTCAAGGTGAAGTAATTCCTTTGGATGGCACTGTAATCGATGGTGTTGTTCTTGTTAATGAAAGCTCCATGACAGGGGAACCAGAAGCGGTTCGCCGTGACAAGGATACTTCTGTATATGCTGGTACTGTTGTTGAAGACGGTAAAGCTATTGTAGAAGTACGTAGTACATCTAAATCATCTCGTTACGAAAAAATCGTCAACCTTATTGAAGAGTCTGAACAAATGAAATCTGGTATGGAACAACAAGCATATCGCATGGCAGATAAATTAGTTCCAATTAGCTTCATTGGCGCTGGTTTAACATACTTGTTGACTCGCAATGTGATGAAAGCATTGTCTTTCGTAATGGTTGACTTCTCTTGTGCATTAAAATTATCTATTCCTTTAGCAGTACTTTCCGCTATGCAAGAAGCATCTAAACGCGGTATCACTGTTAAAGGTGGTAAGTTCCTAGAACAAATTGCACAAGCAGATATGATTGTATTTGATAAAACAGGCACTCTTACTAAAGCTGAACCTGAGTTTGAACAAATTATTCCATTTAACGGTCATGATGCAGATGAAATGTTGAAATTAGCTGCATGTATTGAGGAGCATTTCCCTCATTCCATGGCAAAAGCAATTGTACGTGCTGCTAAGGATCATGCATTACCTCACAAGGAAATGCACTCTGACGTAGAATACGTTGTGGCTCATGGTATTGCATCTAAGGTTGGCCGCTATCGTGTACGCATTGGTAGTGCTCATTACATCTTTGATGATGAAAAGACAAAGATTCCTGCTGATGAACAAGAAAAATTCAATAGTTTACCAAATACATCTTCACATATTTACCTCGCTATTGGTGGTACATTAGCAGCGGTTATTTGCATTAAAGACCCTGTACGTGAAGAGGCAAAACAAGTTATAGCTGATTTGCATGCATTAGGCATTAAAAAGGTTGTTATGATGACTGGTGACTCTAAGCGTAATGCACAACGTGTAGCTGATGAACTTGGTATTGATGAAGTGCATGCAGAAGTATTGCCAGAAGATAAAGCAAGTTATGTAAAACAAGCTAAAGCTGAAGGCTATACTGTTATGATGGTAGGGGACGGTATCAATGACTCCCCGGCAATTTCTGAAGCTCATGTTGGTATCGCTATGAATGAAGGCGCTCCAATCGCTCAAAAGATTGCTAATGTTACTATTTCTTCCGACCATCTACAAGCTCTTGTAGATTTGCGCCGCATTTCTATTGCATTGATGAAACGTATCAAAGCAAATTACAATGGTATCGTTGGTTTCAATGGTGCTCTTGTAGGTGGTGGCGTACTCGGTATTATGCCGCCAAGCCAAACAGCATGGTTGCATAACCTATTCACATTGGGAATAGGGCTTGAAAGCATGACCCCATTGTTGAAAAAAGATGAACCAAAGGAAACTGTTCCTACAATTGATGTAACAGCTGATTCTGTAGTAGCTTAA
- a CDS encoding FeoA family protein, with product MAIKKLKDMKPGESGLIVALHGSGNVKHRLIDMGLVHGTKIHVMKFAPLGDPVEVKVKNFELALRTSEAGMIDVDVQ from the coding sequence ATGGCTATCAAAAAGTTGAAAGACATGAAGCCAGGTGAGTCTGGTCTTATTGTTGCACTACATGGCAGTGGCAATGTTAAGCATCGTCTAATCGACATGGGTCTCGTACATGGTACAAAAATCCATGTTATGAAGTTTGCCCCTTTGGGTGATCCGGTGGAAGTCAAAGTAAAAAACTTTGAATTAGCACTTCGTACAAGTGAAGCTGGCATGATTGATGTAGATGTTCAATAG
- a CDS encoding DEAD/DEAH box helicase has protein sequence MKSFKSLGVCDELIIALQKQGIKEPTPIQEQSIPVVFKGNDVIAKAQTGTGKTLAFLLPILQRVHTDVHQEQVLIIAPTRELIKQISDEAKELGSILNVDILPLIGGKTIEAQLQQLGRRPQVILGTPGRLLDHAKRGSLHLDCIRRVVLDEADQMLHMGFLPDIENLISQTDANRQLLLFSATIPDKIRNLAKAYMSKPISVTAEGKHITLESIDQRVYMMNPEEKTQRLIKMIEDDNPFLAIVFCNKREGAIRLSYELTAAGLNIAEMHGDLTQGRRTQILRDFAKAKTQILVATDIAARGIDIEGITHVYNYDVPHDVDYYIHRIGRTGRAGNSGIAVTFATPQDEAWLRRIERAIQATLTKYTKDGQIKTKGNASTAPKRTKSASKPKVTSTYQSTKAKAHKARGHKGSNTRQRRASTSQTGRRGKRR, from the coding sequence ATGAAATCTTTTAAATCTTTAGGTGTTTGTGATGAGCTCATCATAGCCCTACAAAAACAAGGTATCAAGGAGCCCACGCCAATTCAAGAACAATCCATTCCTGTCGTCTTTAAAGGGAATGATGTCATAGCAAAAGCTCAAACAGGCACGGGGAAGACACTAGCCTTCTTACTGCCAATTTTACAACGTGTACATACTGATGTTCATCAAGAACAAGTGCTTATCATTGCACCTACACGGGAACTAATTAAACAAATTTCCGACGAAGCGAAGGAACTAGGTTCTATTTTAAATGTAGATATCCTCCCTCTCATCGGTGGTAAAACTATTGAAGCCCAACTACAGCAACTGGGACGTCGTCCTCAAGTTATTCTAGGTACACCTGGTCGATTATTAGATCACGCAAAACGCGGTTCCCTACATTTAGATTGTATTCGCCGTGTTGTACTAGACGAAGCAGACCAAATGTTGCATATGGGTTTCTTACCAGATATTGAAAATCTCATTAGCCAAACAGACGCTAATAGGCAACTGTTGCTATTCTCTGCAACAATTCCAGATAAAATCCGAAATCTCGCAAAGGCATACATGTCTAAACCTATTTCTGTAACAGCAGAAGGCAAACATATCACGCTCGAATCAATTGATCAACGAGTGTATATGATGAATCCTGAAGAAAAAACACAACGTCTCATCAAAATGATTGAAGATGACAATCCATTCTTAGCAATTGTATTCTGTAATAAACGGGAAGGTGCCATTCGTTTATCCTACGAGTTAACCGCAGCAGGGCTTAATATTGCAGAAATGCACGGTGACTTGACACAAGGTCGTCGCACACAAATTCTACGAGACTTTGCAAAAGCGAAAACACAAATCTTAGTAGCTACCGATATTGCGGCTCGCGGTATCGACATTGAAGGTATCACACATGTATATAATTACGACGTACCTCACGATGTAGATTACTATATCCATCGAATTGGACGTACAGGTCGTGCTGGTAACTCAGGTATTGCTGTAACATTTGCAACTCCACAGGATGAGGCTTGGTTAAGACGTATTGAACGAGCTATTCAAGCTACGCTTACAAAATATACAAAAGATGGTCAGATTAAGACTAAGGGCAACGCCAGTACTGCTCCGAAACGCACAAAATCAGCTAGTAAACCTAAGGTTACAAGCACTTACCAATCAACTAAGGCTAAAGCTCACAAGGCACGAGGTCACAAAGGCTCAAATACACGCCAACGCCGCGCGTCTACGTCTCAGACTGGGCGTCGTGGCAAACGCAGATAA
- a CDS encoding ECF transporter S component, translating to MNNIERPLDDNSTVSIHDNEKLKQVERKEAKKEKKSGITIRELTIIGLLAGITIALGLSGYGIIPLGPLNVTTLHVPTLIGAIVEGPKVGAFVGFIFGCYSLWQNITAPNILSPLFINPIISVLPRILFPVLAYLVYLLLWKAPQGPRIIVSAFMGTVFHTIMVMGLIFLLYADMFALKMNLSPDQVLGSIVFLSVTHGIPEAVFAAVIVTPVAMALRKVLRKDAPKKTKGEAMRDAKVTDHQLGETEVVETK from the coding sequence ATGAACAACATTGAACGTCCATTGGATGATAACTCAACTGTATCAATCCACGACAATGAAAAACTGAAGCAAGTTGAACGTAAAGAGGCCAAAAAAGAGAAGAAAAGTGGCATTACGATTCGAGAATTGACAATTATTGGTCTACTAGCAGGTATCACTATTGCATTAGGGCTTTCTGGTTATGGTATTATTCCATTAGGACCGCTAAATGTAACAACTTTACATGTACCAACTCTAATTGGTGCTATTGTAGAAGGACCAAAAGTGGGGGCCTTTGTTGGCTTTATCTTTGGTTGCTATAGTTTGTGGCAAAATATTACAGCTCCTAATATTTTATCCCCACTATTTATTAATCCAATCATTTCCGTATTACCGCGTATACTTTTCCCAGTATTAGCATATTTGGTATATCTATTATTGTGGAAAGCACCGCAAGGTCCGCGTATTATTGTTTCTGCTTTTATGGGGACTGTATTTCATACGATCATGGTTATGGGATTAATCTTCTTACTCTATGCAGATATGTTTGCTCTTAAAATGAATCTTAGTCCAGATCAAGTATTAGGCTCTATTGTATTCTTGTCTGTTACACATGGTATTCCAGAAGCAGTTTTTGCTGCTGTAATTGTAACACCAGTGGCAATGGCTTTACGAAAAGTATTGCGTAAGGATGCTCCTAAGAAAACTAAAGGTGAAGCTATGCGAGACGCAAAAGTTACAGACCATCAATTAGGAGAAACTGAAGTGGTAGAAACCAAATAA
- the feoB gene encoding ferrous iron transport protein B — protein sequence MAENGQIRIALAGNPNCGKTTMFNNITGAKQHVGNYPGVTVEKKEGHTNFDGQELLFIDLPGTYSLTARSLDELVARNVIVNDNPDVIVNVLDASNLERNLYLAAQLLELEKPMVIALNMSDVAEEMGIKYDLKKMAEMTGATIVNTVGRTNIGTKELLEATVSVAASKKAPGVTINYGDLLEGKIAELVDLLKEAGTVTYPLRWIAVKLLEKDADVIGKVMRFDNTEAVIQKAEAIREEIKNQVDLDVVFQEYRHRFAVEVYNTCLTQAPTQLETRSDRYDKILTHRILGLPIFMVVMWLLFNFVNTVGAIPQTWITDGFTALQAWVVTVIPEGQLQSLISDGIIAGVGAVLSFVPLILLLFLGISFLEDTGYMARAAFVIDRVMRACGLHGKSFIPLLLGFGCSVPSVMGARILDNYKDRMVTILITPFMSCSARLPVYTLFAAAFFPPEWAGTVVFGVYALGIVFGIVFAKIFRKYLFAGEAEPFVMELPPYHLPTLKATLTHMFERGIMYLKKAGTFILAASILVWFITTYPMDVEYSKDYDALHDQVAQTYEMKDAETLAHFGITTDEQKDQVNEIVDNMKSTVADATTQAEDAGEDAPEIEVEDDSEAPELFNDIKEQNEQLFPVAWSMYKNSVNLDDENQKIDQEQNSEKLEQSYAAMFGKAINPVLKPLGFDWKIGVSLVAGLAAKEVVVSTLGTIYAVGGDTLHPQALTDYLQNDPDFTPLVALTLMLFILIYPPCIAALAVIRRETGSWKWMLFMFFYENAFAWIACFIFYNIGLALGF from the coding sequence ATGGCAGAAAATGGGCAAATTCGCATTGCCTTAGCAGGTAACCCTAACTGTGGTAAAACTACAATGTTTAACAATATCACAGGAGCGAAGCAACACGTTGGTAACTATCCAGGTGTTACAGTAGAAAAAAAGGAAGGCCATACGAATTTTGATGGCCAAGAGTTATTGTTTATTGACTTACCAGGTACATATAGCTTAACTGCACGCTCCTTGGATGAGTTGGTGGCGCGTAATGTTATTGTAAATGATAACCCAGATGTAATCGTTAATGTTCTTGATGCATCTAACTTGGAACGTAACTTGTATTTAGCGGCTCAACTATTAGAATTAGAAAAACCTATGGTTATTGCCTTAAATATGTCCGATGTTGCGGAAGAAATGGGCATCAAATACGACCTAAAAAAAATGGCAGAAATGACAGGGGCTACAATTGTTAACACAGTAGGTCGTACAAACATTGGTACAAAAGAGTTGTTAGAAGCAACAGTTAGCGTAGCTGCTTCTAAAAAAGCTCCTGGTGTAACAATTAACTATGGTGATTTACTAGAAGGCAAAATTGCTGAGCTTGTAGACTTGCTAAAAGAAGCTGGTACTGTTACATATCCACTCCGTTGGATTGCTGTTAAGTTGCTAGAAAAAGATGCTGACGTTATTGGCAAAGTTATGCGCTTTGATAATACAGAAGCAGTTATTCAAAAAGCGGAAGCAATTCGTGAAGAAATTAAGAATCAAGTTGATCTTGATGTAGTATTCCAAGAATATCGTCACCGCTTCGCAGTAGAAGTATATAATACATGTTTAACACAGGCTCCTACACAATTAGAAACGCGTTCTGACCGTTATGATAAAATTTTAACTCACCGTATTCTTGGTTTGCCAATTTTTATGGTTGTAATGTGGTTACTATTTAACTTCGTAAATACTGTAGGTGCTATTCCTCAAACTTGGATTACAGATGGCTTTACTGCATTACAGGCATGGGTAGTAACAGTTATTCCAGAAGGTCAGTTACAATCACTTATTTCTGATGGTATCATCGCCGGTGTAGGTGCTGTATTATCCTTCGTACCATTAATTCTATTATTATTCCTTGGTATCTCTTTCTTGGAAGATACAGGGTATATGGCACGTGCTGCCTTCGTTATTGACCGTGTAATGCGCGCTTGTGGTTTACATGGTAAATCGTTTATTCCTTTATTATTAGGTTTTGGTTGTTCCGTACCATCCGTAATGGGTGCACGTATCCTTGATAACTACAAAGATCGTATGGTAACAATCTTAATTACTCCATTCATGAGTTGTTCTGCACGCTTACCTGTTTATACTTTGTTTGCAGCAGCATTTTTCCCTCCTGAATGGGCTGGTACTGTAGTATTTGGTGTGTATGCATTAGGTATTGTATTTGGTATCGTATTTGCTAAAATTTTCCGCAAATATTTATTTGCTGGCGAAGCAGAACCATTCGTAATGGAATTGCCTCCATATCATTTACCAACTTTAAAAGCTACATTAACTCATATGTTTGAACGTGGTATTATGTACCTAAAAAAAGCAGGTACTTTCATCCTTGCTGCTTCCATCCTCGTATGGTTCATCACAACATATCCAATGGATGTGGAATACTCCAAAGATTATGATGCATTGCATGATCAAGTAGCTCAAACATATGAAATGAAAGATGCTGAAACTTTGGCTCATTTTGGTATCACTACAGATGAACAAAAAGATCAAGTAAATGAAATTGTTGATAATATGAAATCTACTGTAGCAGATGCCACTACACAAGCAGAGGATGCTGGAGAAGATGCTCCTGAAATCGAAGTAGAAGATGATTCCGAAGCACCTGAATTGTTCAATGACATTAAAGAACAAAATGAACAATTATTCCCAGTAGCATGGTCTATGTACAAAAATAGCGTTAATTTAGATGATGAAAATCAAAAAATTGACCAAGAACAAAATTCTGAAAAATTGGAACAATCCTATGCTGCTATGTTCGGTAAAGCAATCAACCCAGTTCTTAAACCATTAGGCTTTGACTGGAAAATCGGTGTATCTCTTGTGGCTGGTTTAGCGGCTAAAGAAGTTGTTGTATCTACATTGGGTACAATTTATGCAGTAGGTGGCGATACACTTCACCCTCAAGCATTGACTGATTACTTACAAAATGATCCAGACTTTACACCATTGGTTGCATTAACATTAATGCTATTCATCTTGATTTACCCTCCATGTATCGCAGCACTAGCAGTCATTAGACGCGAAACTGGTTCTTGGAAATGGATGTTATTCATGTTCTTCTATGAAAATGCTTTCGCATGGATTGCATGCTTTATTTTCTATAACATCGGTTTAGCATTAGGTTTCTAA
- a CDS encoding FeoB-associated Cys-rich membrane protein, producing MDNLVIGLIVILALAYLGTKIYKQVSGKGGCGCGSGGSNSGSKKSSGCGGSCSCDGSNKALGIKRTAK from the coding sequence ATGGATAATCTTGTTATAGGACTCATAGTGATATTAGCATTGGCTTATCTTGGTACAAAAATTTATAAACAAGTGTCTGGTAAGGGTGGCTGCGGCTGTGGTAGCGGTGGCTCCAATTCTGGCTCTAAAAAATCTTCTGGTTGCGGTGGTAGCTGTAGCTGTGATGGTTCCAATAAAGCACTAGGCATTAAACGTACCGCTAAGTAA
- a CDS encoding DUF6110 family protein has product MFNFNQNNLKNANLFAAGLALGTVGLKVLTSKDAKKVYAGILAAGLRAKETVLETAEKVQASASDVLAEAQEINEARNEEIFEENK; this is encoded by the coding sequence ATGTTCAACTTCAACCAAAACAATCTTAAAAACGCTAATTTATTCGCAGCAGGTCTTGCATTGGGTACTGTAGGTCTTAAAGTATTAACTTCTAAAGACGCAAAAAAAGTATACGCTGGTATCTTGGCAGCTGGCCTTCGCGCTAAAGAAACTGTATTAGAAACTGCTGAAAAAGTACAAGCATCTGCATCTGATGTATTGGCAGAAGCTCAAGAAATCAACGAAGCACGCAACGAAGAAATCTTTGAAGAAAACAAATAA
- a CDS encoding DNA topoisomerase 3 produces MRLFIAEKPSMAREISKCLPENKNIEKRNGYFIQGDDVVTWVVGHVLHQAEPGDYDDKYIRWRPQDLPIVPAEWKLLVTDSSRQQFEIVKDLIDKADVIVNAGDPDREGQLLVDEVLYYVGNTKPVQRILLNALDEKSIRSALDDLRDNKDFHNLYQSALARARADWLIGMNLSRAYTLSERYKGNKVTLPIGRVKTPTLALVVRRERELAAFKPVDYFTVKVLYNHPNGVFWATWQPTDEQKGLDPDGRLINKAIADELVERLQAGPDGFIKGVTKSKKKDVQRLPLSLSSLQVLAGKAFSYDPQTVLDTAQKLYEKKLTTYPRSDCEYLPPNQYDDRNAILNNLQNAGDERLAQWAADADRSIKSRAWNEKKITAHHAIIPTTVACNINSLSQEERNIYSLISQAYIAQFYGEHIYEQTKIVVEQCKEEFVANGRVVIEEGWKLLYKRHKSKSTTDNDEPDLTDERGAESDPKKEIIEETDHLPAVKKNDTVLYTDSSVEAKQTKPPSRFTPSTLLQAMKEIHKFVKNEDLKKQLKAVSGIGTEATRANIIDELISRGFMKTSGKKQVLSPTETGYLLVDALPEELLYPDETAVWEERLALMSEGADTLDSFLADQIKFLQLLIDKLDFDKVINSDQMMPNVVRTITSQNRKRPMDSESVDLSSLPVCPKCKKGRLQQRNGKFGAFLGCTNYPTCKHTQPVEGDVSSIEDNIEVSDEDKQYKCPRCKVGYFVKQEVRGRTNWICSNRSQCKTQCSDVDGVPSIYVNKSNIT; encoded by the coding sequence ATGCGGTTATTTATTGCAGAAAAGCCATCCATGGCTCGCGAAATCAGTAAATGCTTACCAGAAAATAAGAATATCGAAAAGCGGAATGGCTATTTTATCCAGGGTGACGATGTGGTGACCTGGGTAGTAGGTCATGTACTGCATCAGGCTGAGCCCGGAGATTACGATGATAAATATATCCGTTGGCGTCCTCAAGATTTGCCTATCGTGCCAGCTGAGTGGAAATTGCTTGTCACAGATAGCAGCCGTCAACAGTTTGAGATTGTAAAAGACCTTATCGACAAAGCTGATGTCATCGTCAACGCAGGTGACCCGGATCGGGAAGGGCAACTCTTAGTTGATGAAGTTTTGTACTATGTAGGTAATACAAAACCAGTACAGCGTATTCTATTAAATGCCCTCGATGAAAAATCCATTCGTTCTGCACTTGATGATTTGAGAGATAACAAGGACTTTCACAATCTATATCAATCTGCATTGGCAAGAGCACGGGCAGACTGGCTCATTGGGATGAATTTATCTCGGGCATATACATTATCTGAACGTTATAAAGGTAATAAGGTAACATTGCCAATTGGTCGTGTAAAGACACCAACGTTAGCTCTTGTTGTACGTAGAGAACGAGAATTAGCTGCATTTAAACCAGTAGACTATTTTACTGTAAAGGTATTATATAACCATCCTAATGGGGTGTTTTGGGCCACTTGGCAGCCTACAGACGAACAAAAGGGGCTTGACCCAGATGGACGACTCATTAATAAAGCTATTGCTGATGAATTAGTAGAACGTTTACAAGCTGGACCAGACGGTTTTATTAAAGGTGTTACAAAGTCTAAGAAAAAAGATGTACAACGATTGCCTTTATCCTTATCATCCTTACAAGTATTGGCAGGTAAAGCCTTTTCTTATGATCCACAGACTGTACTTGATACAGCGCAAAAATTATACGAAAAGAAATTAACTACCTATCCACGTTCTGATTGTGAATATTTACCACCCAATCAATATGATGATCGCAATGCAATCCTCAACAATCTACAAAATGCAGGTGATGAGAGATTAGCACAGTGGGCTGCCGATGCAGATCGTTCTATTAAGAGCCGTGCTTGGAATGAAAAGAAAATTACCGCCCATCATGCTATTATTCCTACAACGGTGGCTTGCAATATAAATAGTTTGTCCCAAGAGGAGCGAAATATTTATTCCCTCATCAGTCAAGCTTATATTGCTCAATTTTATGGGGAGCATATTTACGAGCAAACTAAAATTGTAGTAGAACAATGTAAGGAAGAGTTTGTAGCTAATGGTCGTGTAGTTATCGAAGAAGGATGGAAATTGCTTTATAAACGACATAAGTCTAAATCTACGACGGACAATGACGAGCCCGATCTAACCGATGAGCGTGGGGCTGAATCAGACCCTAAAAAAGAGATTATTGAAGAAACGGACCACTTGCCAGCAGTTAAAAAGAACGATACTGTTTTATATACGGATTCTTCTGTAGAGGCTAAACAAACAAAGCCACCATCCCGTTTTACGCCCTCCACATTACTACAAGCGATGAAGGAAATTCATAAATTCGTAAAAAATGAAGATTTGAAAAAACAATTAAAGGCTGTATCTGGTATTGGTACAGAAGCAACGCGGGCAAACATAATTGATGAGCTTATCAGTCGAGGCTTTATGAAAACGTCAGGGAAGAAGCAAGTCTTATCTCCAACGGAAACGGGATATCTCTTAGTAGATGCTCTGCCAGAAGAGCTGCTTTATCCTGATGAAACAGCTGTTTGGGAAGAACGCTTAGCACTTATGAGCGAAGGAGCGGATACGTTAGATTCCTTCTTAGCGGATCAAATTAAGTTTTTACAATTATTAATTGATAAACTTGATTTTGATAAAGTAATAAACTCTGATCAAATGATGCCAAATGTGGTACGAACTATAACGAGTCAAAATCGTAAGCGCCCTATGGATAGTGAAAGCGTAGACTTGTCTTCCTTACCTGTATGTCCTAAGTGTAAAAAGGGCCGTTTGCAACAGCGGAATGGTAAATTTGGTGCCTTTTTAGGCTGTACAAATTATCCTACTTGTAAACATACTCAGCCAGTAGAAGGGGATGTTTCTAGTATTGAAGATAATATTGAAGTATCTGATGAAGATAAACAATATAAATGCCCTAGATGTAAAGTAGGTTACTTTGTGAAACAAGAGGTGAGAGGTCGAACAAACTGGATTTGTAGTAATCGATCTCAATGTAAGACCCAATGTTCTGATGTAGATGGGGTACCGAGTATTTATGTTAACAAATCTAACATTACTTAG
- the scfA gene encoding six-cysteine ranthipeptide SCIFF: MAKRIRTINTESLQKTAKTGGCGECQTSCQSACKTSCTVGNQVCKQK, encoded by the coding sequence ATGGCTAAACGTATTCGTACTATCAACACTGAATCCTTACAAAAAACTGCTAAAACTGGCGGTTGTGGGGAATGTCAAACATCTTGCCAATCCGCTTGTAAAACAAGCTGCACAGTTGGTAACCAAGTTTGCAAACAAAAATAA